In the genome of Nymphaea colorata isolate Beijing-Zhang1983 chromosome 9, ASM883128v2, whole genome shotgun sequence, one region contains:
- the LOC116260134 gene encoding ABC transporter G family member 10 gives MDSPVKDRDSGKELRRKPTYELQTVDLSYMLHPPTATSTSWLPWRSISSCTTATSRSILRGVSFKARIGEILAIAGPSGAGKSTLLEILAGKELPGRLSGEVLVNGRPMDGARYRRISGYVTQDDDALYPLLTVEETLLYSARLRLPNDGNRAGRVKALLAELGLEHVAESRVGGGNVRGISGGEKRRVSIGVDLVHNPAVLILDEPTSGLDSGSALQVMSMLKFMAGNQGKTIVVSIHQPGVRILELVSHVLLLGDGSVVHHGSMEELQVKLIKSGHCIPPHVNVLEFAMDVIQSLKIVVQAIKPIEAKEEREGGRKALETVPEEELPIAAPEDGHGRLEPATFRYANSAVNEVGILSERFCKNVLRTKQLFTARTVQSTVAGLALGTIFLNGGGWREKIGFFAFTLTFLLSSTTEGLPIFLEERKILMRETSRGAYRVASYALANALVFLPFLLMVGVLYSTPVYWLVGLRRDILGFLYFLLVVWMVLLMANSFVVCFSAAVPNFIMGNSMVSGFMGCFFLFSGYFIAQNNIPKYWLFMHYMSLFKYPFEAFLINEYGSDRFRCLEKEQGICAMDGSQLLAQQGIRLSEKWSNLGVMAVFIFGYRLISYFLLCYRCSGCRKVILIR, from the coding sequence ATGGATTCTCCTGTCAAAGACAGAGATTCTGGCAAGGAATTACGCCGGAAACCCACATATGAACTGCAAACCGTCGACCTATCCTACATGCTGCACCCTCCCACTGCCACATCCACATCATGGCTCCCATGGCgctccatttcctcctgcaccACGGCCACCTCCAGAAGCATCCTCCGGGGAGTGAGCTTCAAGGCCAGGATCGGAGAGATCCTGGCGATCGCGGGGCCGAGCGGCGCCGGTAAATCGACGCTGCTAGAGATCTTAGCCGGAAAGGAACTTCCTGGGAGGCTCTCCGGAGAAGTGTTGGTTAATGGTCGTCCTATGGATGGCGCCAGGTACCGGCGAATCTCCGGCTACGTTACACAGGACGATGACGCGCTCTATCCGCTGCTTACGGTAGAAGAGACGCTCCTGTACAGCGCCCGTCTCCGGCTCCCCAATGACGGAAACCGCGCCGGACGGGTGAAGGCCCTTCTTGCAGAGCTGGGATTGGAGCACGTTGCCGAGTCGCGTGTTGGCGGCGGTAACGTTCGCGGGATCTCCGGCGGAGAGAAGCGGCGCGTCTCGATCGGCGTCGACCTCGTCCACAATCCGGCGGTACTAATCCTCGACGAGCCCACCTCCGGCCTGGATAGTGGCTCCGCCTTACAAGTAATGAGCATGCTGAAATTCATGGCGGGAAACCAGGGGAAGACCATAGTGGTGAGCATTCACCAGCCTGGCGTTCGGATCCTCGAGCTCGTTAGCCATGTCCTCCTTCTTGGAGACGGCAGCGTCGTCCACCACGGTTCCATGGAAGAGCTTCAGGTCAAGCTCATTAAATCCGGCCACTGCATTCCTCCCCACGTCAACGTTCTGGAGTTCGCCATGGATGTCATTCAGAGCCTTAAGATCGTAGTTCAGGCAATAAAGCCCATCGaggcaaaagaagaaagagaaggcgGAAGAAAGGCCCTGGAAACTGTCCCTGAGGAAGAACTACCAATCGCTGCTCCGGAAGATGGCCATGGCCGACTCGAACCTGCAACTTTCCGTTACGCGAACTCCGCGGTGAACGAGGTGGGCATCCTGAGCGAGAGGTTTTGCAAGAACGTTCTCAGGACGAAGCAGCTCTTCACGGCCAGGACGGTTCAGTCGACGGTCGCCGGACTCGCGCTCGGCACCATCTTCCTCAACGGCGGCGGGTGGAGGGAGAAGATCGGCTTCTTCGCGTTCACGCTCACATTCCTCCTCTCGTCGACCACGGAGGGTCTCCCCATCTTCCTAGAAGAGCGGAAGATTCTGATGAGGGAGACCTCGAGGGGAGCTTACAGGGTGGCCTCCTACGCCTTGGCCAACGCTCTGGTTTTCCTGCCATTCCTGCTTATGGTGGGAGTTCTGTACTCCACCCCTGTCTACTGGCTGGTAGGCCTCCGCAGGGACATCCTGGGGTTCCTCTACTTCCTCCTGGTGGTGTGGATGGTGCTGCTCATGGCCAATTCCTTCGTCGTCTGCTTCAGCGCCGCCGTGCCCAACTTCATCATGGGGAACTCCATGGTTTCCGGCTTCATGGgctgtttcttcctcttctcaggGTACTTCATTGCACAGAACAACATACCCAAGTACTGGCTCTTCATGCACTATATGAGTCTCTTCAAGTACCCATTTGAAGCCTTCTTAATCAATGAGTATGGGAGCGACAGATTCAGGTGCTTGGAGAAGGAGCAGGGGATCTGCGCCATGGATGGCAGTCAGTTGCTAGCGCAGCAAGGAATCAGGCTCTCAGAGAAATGGAGCAATTTGGGGGTGATGGCGGTCTTCATTTTTGGGTACAGGCTGATCTCTTACTTCCTTCTTTGCTATAGATGCAGTGGGTGCAGAAAGGTGATCTTGATTCGTTAA
- the LOC116261144 gene encoding probable WRKY transcription factor 41: protein MRMEVKGEELRRRMMDELSRGEALARELQRSLDASTSSAVGGAVSWESRGLLVNELLSSFANARSLLKSGEGPAWEVAPALPAAAVDSPRSFSSSPPGDNSDKPFSDPERRDVYRKRKALPKWTEQVSVDPESATATEMPLDDGYSWRKYGQKDILGAKYPRGYYRCTHRHAQGCQATKQVQRSDHNPAVFDITYCGKHTCNQLPQLPTTFSPHQENQQNQQQNLQVHGQLQDLQPLNYNQEIGAKIAALDEAIMPTRSFSFPLTPRSQEQQQQQQQQQYHSVCGLMGSLPLSFSTPATSDPDYYMIPTKELPRLHASESELTQIISAAMASTSAANAPIVSIDMPLGPLDFDHHDFSAFGGPGFF from the exons ATGCGAATGGAGGTCAAGGGCGAGGAACTCCGGAGGAGAATGATGGACGAGTTGAGCCGCGGCGAGGCGCTCGCGCGGGAGCTCCAGAGGAGCCTCGATGCGTCGACGTCGTCGGCGGTAGGAGGCGCGGTGTCGTGGGAATCGAGGGGTCTGTTGGTGAATGAGTTGCTGTCGTCGTTCGCCAACGCGCGCTCCCTGCTGAAGTCCGGCGAGGGTCCGGCGTGGGAGGTGGCTCCTGCGCTGCCCGCCGCGGCCGTCGACTCGCCGCGGTCCTTCTCTAGCAGCCCTCCGGGAGACAACTCCGACAAGCCCTTCTCGGATCCCGAGAGGCGGGACGTCTACAGAAAGAG AAAGGCGTTGCCTAAATGGACAGAACAAGTATCTGTGGATCCTGAGTCAGCAACAGCGACGGAAATGCCGCTAGATGATGGGTATAGCTGGAGAAAATATGGCCAGAAGGACATCCTTGGTGCTAAATACCCAAG GGGGTACTACAGATGCACACACCGGCATGCACAAGGGTGCCAAGCAACAAAGCAGGTGCAAAGATCTGATCACAACCCTGCCGTCTTCGACATCACCTATTGCGGCAAACACACCTGCAATCAACTGCCTCAGCTTCCAACCACTTTTTCACCACATCAAGAGAACCAGCAGAACCAACAACAGAACCTTCAGGTCCATGGACAGCTTCAAGATTTGCAGCCGTTGAACTACAATCAGGAGATCGGGGCAAAGATCGCGGCTCTAGACGAAGCAATCATGCCTACTcgatctttctcttttcctttgaCACCAAGATCTCAagaacagcagcagcaacaacaacaacaacaatatcaCTCAGTTTGTGGACTAATGGGCTCACTACCCTTGTCATTCAGCACACCTGCCACCTCTGATCCAGATTATTATATGATTCCTACCAAGGAGCTACCAAGGCTGCACGCTTCGGAATCGGAGTTGACTCAGATCATATCCGCCGCCATGGCTTCGACTTCGGCTGCCAATGCTCCGATCGTCAGCATAGACATGCCACTAGGACCCTTGGATTTTGATCATCATGATTTCAGCGCCTTCGGCGGCCCCGGCTTCTTCTGA
- the LOC116259885 gene encoding protein PLASTID TRANSCRIPTIONALLY ACTIVE 7, translating to MAALASLAGVFHPTTTSTVTFGSGTFGGIRNCSFSSSRVSAKVSDEQPSQKHSSRRIWRRRKLTKKDDMLTYKLDRIPFLEEQVRKIRETGKLMTLDIDRLMLREENRFDFVNEVAHEAKMYVERNRDEYGGSKKAIFHVLSNRMNEAGFYRPEAYMETDPFKPGPTYLKEEL from the exons ATGGCTGCTTTGGCTTCTCTCGCCGGCGTCTTTCATCCTACCACCACGTCGACG GTCACCTTCGGCAGCGGGACTTTTGGTGGAATAAGGAATTGCAGTTTCTCTTCTTCCCGCGTCTCTGCCAAG GTCAGTGATGAACAACCATCACAAAAACACAGTTCTCGCAGAATATGGAGGAGAAGGAAGTTG ACAAAGAAGGATGATATGTTGACTTATAAGCTGGACCGGATTCCTTTTCTGGAAGAACAAGTGAGGAAGATCAGGGAAACTGGAAAGCTTATGACATTGGACATTGATAGGCTGATGCTACGGGAAGAGAAcagatttgattttgtgaatGAGGTAGCACATGAAGCAAAGATGTATGTTGAGAGGAATCGCGACGAATATGGTGGATCAAAGAAAGCCATATTCCATGTTCTGAGTAACCGTATGAATGAGGCTGGGTTTTACCGGCCAGAGGCATACATGGAAACTGACCCTTTCAAGCCTGGTCCTACTTATCTGAAGGAAGAACTATAA